A window of the Trichocoleus sp. genome harbors these coding sequences:
- a CDS encoding HAD family hydrolase — protein MLRIITDFDGPIMDVSERYYRVYQFCLDSVRLPDQEVTPLSKGEFWQMKRSQIPEREIGRRSGLNEAQAQEFARLRKQTVHTLPYLVHDAPVPGAIETLERIQKIGIDPVVMTMRRVQELDAALNQYDLARFFPPHHRYCLSNDYAKTNDVQDKTILMGQALAELPPATQTWMIGDTEADIISAKTNHIPVIAVLSGIRDRTQLQQYAPNQIVNSLGEAIDFILSDAVGARGQEVEVKGDRW, from the coding sequence ATGCTGCGAATCATTACAGACTTCGATGGTCCAATTATGGATGTGTCTGAGCGGTACTATCGGGTGTATCAATTTTGCCTGGATAGTGTTCGATTACCAGATCAGGAAGTCACACCGCTCTCAAAAGGCGAATTCTGGCAGATGAAACGATCGCAGATTCCAGAACGCGAAATTGGGCGACGATCTGGGTTAAATGAAGCGCAAGCACAAGAATTTGCTCGTCTTCGCAAGCAGACAGTTCATACGCTGCCCTATTTGGTTCATGATGCACCTGTACCGGGGGCGATCGAGACACTAGAGCGCATTCAAAAAATCGGAATTGATCCGGTGGTGATGACGATGCGACGAGTCCAAGAACTCGATGCTGCCCTGAATCAGTATGATCTGGCGCGTTTCTTTCCCCCGCATCACCGCTACTGCCTCAGCAATGACTATGCCAAAACCAACGATGTGCAGGACAAAACAATTCTCATGGGGCAAGCCCTCGCAGAACTGCCACCCGCCACGCAAACCTGGATGATTGGCGACACCGAAGCTGATATTATCTCTGCCAAAACCAATCATATTCCCGTGATTGCCGTCCTCTCTGGTATCCGCGATCGAACTCAACTCCAGCAATATGCCCCTAACCAAATTGTGAATTCTCTGGGAGAAGCGATCGATTTCATTCTTAGTGATGCGGTAGGGGCTAGGGGGCAGGAGGTGGAAGTTAAGGGGGATAGGTGGTAG
- a CDS encoding cytochrome P450, producing the protein MNKTSLPPGFSSPLWLQKLHYTLRPLGYMDAAAKQFGDIFNAPVIGNYPVILWVSNPQAIQQIFSNEAKQLGAPPNQLLQPIVGNGSIFGMEGTRHRRERRLLMPPFHGERMQSYGHLICDLADRSIHALPLNQPFSARERMQDVSLEVILRVVFGIAEGEQFTQLKSLLVQMTDLFQAPWIGGLLFFPSLQQDWGTRSPWGYFRSIQRQVSELLYAEIRDRRQRETLGSDILSLMIAATDEAGESMTDAELHDELITLLLAGHETTATAIAWALYWVHRHPAVLEKLHSEIGSLEGKIDPKTIAQLPYLTAVCYETLRISPVAALTFPRDVKEPVELMGYALEPGMRLYGCIYLTHRRPDLYPEPDQFLPERFLERQFSSAEFLPFGGGMRRCIGEVLALFEMKLVVATLLSRYRFTLASSAPEYPQRRGVILAPAHGVQMQVQAKLGS; encoded by the coding sequence GTGAACAAAACATCCCTGCCCCCCGGTTTCTCGTCTCCCCTCTGGTTGCAAAAGCTTCACTATACGCTGCGCCCATTAGGTTATATGGATGCTGCGGCAAAACAGTTTGGCGATATTTTCAATGCTCCCGTCATTGGCAATTATCCAGTCATCCTATGGGTTAGCAATCCGCAAGCAATCCAGCAAATCTTCTCAAATGAGGCGAAACAGTTAGGTGCGCCACCCAATCAACTCCTCCAGCCCATTGTTGGAAATGGCTCAATTTTTGGCATGGAAGGAACGCGCCACCGTCGAGAACGCCGTTTGTTGATGCCGCCGTTTCATGGGGAACGAATGCAGTCTTATGGGCATCTCATTTGTGATCTTGCCGATCGCTCAATTCATGCGCTGCCGCTAAATCAGCCATTTTCGGCGCGTGAACGGATGCAGGATGTTTCGCTGGAAGTCATTCTTAGAGTCGTGTTTGGCATTGCGGAGGGAGAGCAGTTTACCCAATTGAAATCCCTTTTGGTGCAAATGACGGATTTGTTTCAGGCTCCGTGGATTGGCGGTCTGCTCTTTTTTCCGTCGCTCCAGCAAGATTGGGGGACTCGTAGCCCCTGGGGATATTTTCGATCGATCCAGCGCCAGGTGAGTGAGTTGCTTTATGCCGAAATTCGCGATCGCCGACAGCGTGAAACGTTAGGGTCAGATATTCTGAGCTTGATGATCGCTGCCACAGACGAAGCAGGCGAATCGATGACGGATGCGGAACTGCATGACGAACTAATTACGCTGCTGCTGGCAGGTCATGAAACAACTGCAACTGCGATCGCCTGGGCTTTATATTGGGTTCATCGTCATCCTGCGGTGTTGGAGAAATTGCACAGTGAGATTGGTTCATTAGAGGGAAAAATAGACCCAAAAACGATCGCTCAACTCCCTTATCTCACTGCCGTTTGCTATGAGACATTACGCATCTCTCCCGTTGCCGCGCTCACCTTTCCCCGCGACGTGAAAGAACCCGTAGAACTGATGGGCTATGCGCTGGAACCCGGAATGCGGCTTTATGGCTGCATCTATCTCACCCACCGACGTCCTGATCTTTATCCAGAACCCGACCAATTTTTGCCAGAGCGATTTCTAGAACGACAGTTCTCTTCTGCCGAATTTTTACCGTTTGGTGGGGGGATGCGCCGCTGTATTGGTGAAGTGCTGGCACTATTTGAAATGAAGCTTGTTGTCGCCACGCTGCTCTCTCGCTATCGATTTACGCTGGCAAGTTCTGCTCCTGAATATCCTCAACGACGGGGGGTCATTTTGGCTCCGGCTCATGGTGTGCAGATGCAGGTTCAGGCAAAACTGGGTTCTTGA
- a CDS encoding 2OG-Fe dioxygenase family protein yields the protein MLNLSKPKEFIKPESSCLASYVLEMLTAIEVEKLKPSFAQLPADPYLEGNYRFRRLSHFKIMDDRLIKLPHRRLFQSKQYNPLLGDVIREYAELDDELIQQESFQRLIWEFFQFCQLCSTSKEVGVHQIRTTASAQKVGNPAPEGIHRDGVDLVGIFSVDRGSIGGGETHLYQKKSGEPPLFSKVLNPGEFLVFQDDQYFHYTSPVNLTTAEVGTRDVFVLTCPGLFPPEDE from the coding sequence ATGCTAAACCTCTCCAAGCCAAAAGAATTTATCAAGCCAGAGTCAAGCTGTCTGGCAAGCTATGTTCTGGAAATGCTAACCGCGATCGAAGTTGAGAAGCTCAAACCCTCATTCGCACAACTGCCAGCAGACCCCTATTTGGAAGGAAATTATCGGTTCAGGCGGCTCTCTCATTTCAAAATAATGGACGATCGCCTCATCAAACTGCCGCACCGTCGCCTATTCCAAAGTAAGCAATATAATCCGCTTCTGGGAGATGTTATTCGAGAGTATGCCGAGTTGGATGATGAACTCATTCAGCAGGAAAGCTTTCAACGGCTCATCTGGGAGTTTTTTCAATTCTGTCAGCTTTGCTCAACCTCAAAAGAAGTTGGCGTTCATCAAATTCGGACGACTGCATCTGCTCAGAAGGTAGGCAATCCTGCACCAGAAGGGATTCACCGTGATGGCGTTGACCTGGTCGGCATTTTCTCAGTCGATCGCGGCAGCATTGGCGGGGGTGAAACCCATCTTTATCAGAAGAAATCAGGCGAGCCGCCCCTATTCAGTAAGGTCTTAAATCCTGGCGAATTCCTGGTGTTTCAAGACGATCAATATTTCCACTACACTTCACCTGTCAATCTGACCACTGCTGAAGTTGGAACCAGGGATGTTTTCGTCCTAACCTGTCCGGGGCTGTTCCCGCCAGAGGATGAATGA
- the corA gene encoding magnesium/cobalt transporter CorA: MTSRPSRSFSKLNLTATKVGEQPKQDDPEEEESYLDDFFFDEPGSMPGTLSIEADASPPTIFLIDYNEEQAVRLKIEAPEDCAPYLDTHSVSWVDVQGLGSENILRRLGHVFSLHPLVLEDVVNVPQRPKVEEYDDQILLIARMVCLKDDNRGFVAEQVSFILGKHYLLTVQEEPDYDSFGPVRERIRGSKGTIRRQGADFLAYALLDALIDGFFPVLEAYGETLEELEDEIVRNPTRQSLEKIHRMKRELLALRRAIWPQRDAISVLIRDGNELISSEVRVYLRDCYDHAVQVLDMVETYREVASSLMDVYVSSVGNRMNEVMKLLTIISTIFIPLTFIAGVYGMNFNTQSSPWNMPELDWYWGYPVCLLAMGGIAAALVFYFYRRGWFENFSGIKD, from the coding sequence ATGACCAGCAGACCGTCTCGATCCTTCTCCAAGCTCAATTTAACCGCAACAAAAGTAGGGGAACAACCCAAGCAGGATGATCCTGAAGAGGAAGAGTCTTACCTGGATGATTTCTTTTTTGATGAGCCGGGGAGTATGCCGGGAACTTTGTCGATAGAGGCAGATGCATCTCCGCCGACGATTTTTTTGATTGACTACAACGAAGAACAAGCTGTGCGGTTGAAGATCGAAGCCCCGGAAGACTGTGCTCCCTATCTGGACACGCACTCGGTGTCTTGGGTGGATGTGCAGGGCTTGGGCAGCGAAAACATTTTGCGGCGGTTGGGGCATGTGTTTAGTCTGCATCCTCTGGTGCTGGAAGATGTGGTGAATGTGCCGCAGCGTCCGAAGGTGGAGGAATATGATGATCAGATCTTGCTGATTGCTCGGATGGTATGCCTCAAAGACGATAACCGAGGATTTGTGGCAGAGCAGGTCAGCTTTATTCTGGGAAAACACTATCTGCTGACCGTACAAGAGGAGCCAGACTATGACTCGTTTGGGCCGGTAAGAGAGCGGATTCGCGGCAGCAAAGGCACGATTCGTCGTCAAGGAGCTGATTTTTTGGCTTACGCCTTGCTGGATGCGTTGATCGATGGGTTCTTTCCGGTACTAGAAGCTTACGGTGAGACGTTAGAAGAATTGGAAGACGAGATTGTTAGGAATCCGACGCGCCAAAGCTTAGAGAAAATCCATCGCATGAAGCGCGAACTGCTGGCGTTGCGGCGAGCGATCTGGCCTCAGCGAGATGCCATTAGTGTCTTAATTCGAGACGGCAATGAGCTGATTAGCAGTGAAGTTCGGGTTTATTTGCGCGACTGCTACGACCATGCCGTACAGGTCTTAGACATGGTTGAAACCTATCGAGAGGTGGCATCAAGCTTAATGGATGTCTATGTTTCTTCAGTCGGCAACCGAATGAACGAAGTGATGAAACTCCTGACAATTATCTCAACGATATTTATCCCATTGACGTTTATTGCAGGTGTTTATGGCATGAATTTCAACACTCAGTCTTCCCCCTGGAATATGCCAGAACTCGATTGGTATTGGGGCTATCCGGTTTGTCTTCTGGCAATGGGAGGCATTGCAGCAGCACTGGTTTTCTATTTTTACCGACGTGGCTGGTTTGAAAATTTTTCGGGCATTAAGGACTAA
- a CDS encoding tetratricopeptide repeat protein, which produces MPSIDNSPEYWDGRGCALCEQEQYPAAIEAFDQAIALNPGYCKAWNNRANALCGMKQYAQALSSYDRAVALQPNYHQAWFNRGLLFAEMMAYGNAIESYNRAIAIDPDSRYLHAKAAIELKQQLFV; this is translated from the coding sequence ATGCCCTCAATCGACAATAGCCCAGAATATTGGGACGGACGCGGCTGTGCTTTGTGCGAACAAGAACAATACCCAGCTGCGATCGAAGCATTTGATCAAGCGATCGCTCTAAATCCTGGTTACTGCAAAGCCTGGAACAACCGAGCCAATGCTCTCTGTGGCATGAAGCAATATGCTCAAGCTCTGTCATCCTACGATCGCGCGGTTGCCCTTCAACCCAACTATCATCAAGCCTGGTTCAATCGAGGTCTGCTGTTTGCTGAAATGATGGCTTATGGCAATGCGATCGAGTCTTACAATCGGGCAATTGCGATCGACCCTGACTCACGTTACCTGCATGCAAAAGCAGCGATTGAACTCAAGCAACAGCTTTTTGTTTAG
- a CDS encoding aminopeptidase P family protein, with product MQTQPVPTSQTAASIAPVLRQRRQRLAQHIDFPAVFWSGRSSSRNYAANTFPFRASSNFLYFAGLPVENAAIRLEGNRLELFMDNPTAADLLWHGASLTREQMAEQIGADAAYPLAQLQSVAKGSATIPVQDAATQLQQSQWLDRPIPPSNQLQGLDRKLAEVIVQIRLTHDEGAIEELRKAAAVSVEAHKSGMAATPGAKTEAEVRAAMESIIMQHNMTRAYGSIVTVHGEVLHNEQYHHRLRSGDLLLADVGAEAGSGWASDITRTWPVSGKFSPTQRDIYDVVLAAHDRCIEQAKPGVEYRALHFLACETIAAGLVDLGILRGQPVDLVAQDAHALFFPHGVGHLLGLDVHDMEDLGDLAGYAPGRNRSDRFGLCYLRLDRPLQPGMAVTIEPGFYQVPALLNDSERREKYQDVVNWERLEQFADVRGIRIEDDVLMTETGCEVLTAALPNQSEAIEELVRG from the coding sequence ATGCAAACCCAACCTGTCCCCACGTCCCAAACGGCTGCTTCGATCGCCCCAGTTTTGCGCCAAAGACGACAACGCCTTGCCCAGCATATTGATTTCCCGGCTGTATTTTGGTCGGGACGGAGCAGTTCGCGCAACTACGCTGCCAATACGTTTCCGTTTCGAGCCAGCAGCAATTTTTTGTATTTTGCGGGGCTGCCCGTCGAGAATGCAGCCATTCGTTTGGAAGGAAACCGTCTGGAACTGTTTATGGACAACCCCACCGCAGCCGACCTGCTCTGGCATGGGGCAAGCCTGACCCGCGAACAAATGGCAGAACAAATTGGGGCAGATGCTGCTTATCCGCTGGCACAACTGCAATCTGTAGCAAAGGGCAGCGCGACGATTCCGGTTCAGGATGCCGCTACCCAACTGCAACAGTCTCAGTGGCTCGATCGCCCTATCCCACCCTCAAACCAGCTTCAGGGTCTCGATCGAAAGTTGGCAGAAGTGATCGTTCAAATTCGCTTAACCCATGATGAGGGAGCGATCGAAGAGCTTCGCAAAGCTGCTGCCGTCAGCGTGGAGGCACACAAATCTGGGATGGCTGCCACTCCTGGCGCAAAAACTGAGGCAGAAGTCCGAGCTGCGATGGAAAGCATCATCATGCAACACAACATGACTCGTGCCTACGGCAGTATTGTGACCGTCCACGGCGAAGTGCTGCACAACGAGCAATATCATCACAGGCTGCGATCGGGTGATTTACTTTTGGCAGATGTGGGGGCAGAGGCAGGGTCAGGTTGGGCATCGGACATTACGCGCACCTGGCCAGTTTCTGGCAAATTCTCTCCCACGCAACGCGACATTTATGATGTAGTGCTGGCAGCTCACGATCGCTGTATTGAGCAAGCCAAGCCGGGTGTTGAATATCGCGCCTTACATTTCCTTGCCTGCGAAACGATCGCTGCTGGTTTGGTTGATCTGGGCATTCTCAGAGGTCAGCCAGTAGATTTGGTTGCTCAGGATGCTCATGCGCTGTTCTTTCCGCATGGAGTCGGACATTTGCTCGGCTTGGATGTGCATGATATGGAAGATTTGGGCGATCTGGCGGGTTATGCTCCTGGACGCAATCGCAGCGATCGATTTGGGCTTTGTTACCTGCGGCTCGATCGACCCCTCCAACCTGGAATGGCAGTCACAATTGAACCAGGATTCTATCAGGTGCCTGCTTTACTCAATGACTCAGAGCGACGCGAAAAATATCAGGATGTGGTGAACTGGGAGCGATTGGAGCAGTTTGCTGACGTGCGCGGCATTCGGATTGAAGACGATGTACTGATGACTGAAACCGGATGTGAAGTGCTGACAGCCGCTTTGCCAAATCAATCTGAGGCGATCGAGGAGCTAGTGCGAGGATAG
- a CDS encoding cytochrome P450 produces the protein MSLPLPPGQFGLPFLGETLSFFRDSKFAHKRHEQYGAVFKTSLLGRPTLFMRGVEANRFILAHEQDRFQVMWPPSTSALLGSLSLALQSGGIHQQRRKLLAQAFLPRALSSYIPTMEAITEGYLQRWTEQQEFTWYPELRQYTFDVAAKLLVGLDHGSRSNLGHQFEIWTKGLFSIPLPLPWTVFGRAQRSRRLLLAEIERLIRQRQHQTSHENTDALSLLIQAEDENGDRLGIEELKDQILLLLFAGHETLTSAVGAFCLLMAQHPDVMAKVRAEQQRFPIDQPLTLDHLKQMTYLEQVLREVLRLIPPVGGGFRKVLEASEFNGYQIPKGWSIIYQIGPTHQDPSLYTQPDRFDPDRFSAENLQQQSVDRQKYGYLPFGSGIRECLGKEFARLEMKIFAVHLARHYTWELLPNQNLDFITVPTPSPRDGLKVRFFKQGIGDREPIVGVGDRL, from the coding sequence ATGTCACTCCCTCTTCCTCCCGGTCAGTTTGGTTTGCCTTTCCTGGGTGAAACGCTCAGCTTCTTTCGAGACTCCAAGTTTGCTCATAAGCGTCATGAGCAGTATGGTGCAGTCTTCAAAACCTCCCTGCTCGGACGTCCTACCCTGTTTATGCGTGGGGTTGAAGCCAATCGCTTTATTCTGGCTCACGAACAGGATCGCTTTCAGGTCATGTGGCCCCCCAGCACTTCGGCTCTGCTCGGTTCGCTGTCTCTCGCGTTACAAAGTGGCGGAATCCATCAGCAGCGACGCAAGCTTCTCGCTCAGGCATTTTTACCGCGTGCCCTTTCTAGCTATATTCCAACCATGGAAGCGATTACAGAAGGCTATTTGCAGCGGTGGACTGAACAGCAAGAATTCACCTGGTATCCTGAACTGCGCCAGTACACGTTTGATGTTGCGGCAAAACTGCTGGTCGGGCTGGATCATGGCTCTCGATCGAACTTGGGGCACCAGTTTGAAATCTGGACAAAAGGGCTGTTCTCCATTCCGCTACCGCTTCCCTGGACGGTGTTTGGACGCGCTCAGCGCAGTCGTCGATTATTGCTGGCAGAAATTGAGCGGCTCATTCGGCAACGCCAACACCAGACAAGCCACGAAAACACAGATGCCCTGTCGCTATTAATTCAGGCAGAAGATGAAAACGGCGATCGGCTTGGCATTGAAGAACTGAAAGACCAAATTCTGCTGCTCCTGTTTGCCGGGCATGAAACCCTCACCTCTGCCGTCGGTGCTTTTTGTCTCCTGATGGCACAGCATCCAGACGTAATGGCAAAAGTACGAGCAGAACAGCAGCGATTTCCGATCGATCAGCCGCTCACGCTGGATCACTTGAAGCAAATGACCTATCTAGAACAAGTCCTACGCGAAGTGCTGCGGCTTATTCCTCCTGTTGGCGGTGGTTTTCGCAAAGTGCTAGAAGCTTCTGAGTTCAACGGCTATCAGATCCCGAAAGGCTGGAGCATCATCTATCAAATTGGTCCGACGCATCAAGACCCTAGCCTCTATACCCAACCCGATCGCTTTGACCCCGATCGTTTCAGCGCCGAAAACCTCCAGCAGCAGTCGGTCGATCGGCAAAAATATGGTTATCTTCCTTTTGGCAGCGGTATCCGGGAATGCTTAGGTAAAGAGTTCGCCCGCCTGGAAATGAAAATCTTCGCCGTCCATCTCGCTCGTCACTATACCTGGGAACTTCTCCCCAACCAAAACCTGGACTTCATCACCGTTCCCACTCCATCCCCGCGAGATGGCTTAAAGGTTCGGTTTTTCAAGCAGGGGATAGGTGACAGGGAGCCAATTGTAGGGGTAGGCGATAGGTTATAG
- a CDS encoding adenine phosphoribosyltransferase gives MDLKSLIREIPDFPKPGILFRDITTLLKNPQGLRYTIDTLAEKCAGFSVDYIVGMESRGFIFGTPLAYKLGVGFIPVRKPGKLPAAVHTIEYELEYGTDRLEMHQDAFHPGSRVLIVDDLIATGGTAAATAKLIQQTGCELVGCAFIIELTDLKGRDNLPDVPVIALVQY, from the coding sequence ATGGATCTTAAGTCTCTGATTCGAGAAATTCCTGATTTTCCTAAACCCGGCATCCTGTTCCGAGATATCACAACCCTCCTGAAAAATCCGCAAGGGCTGCGCTATACGATCGACACACTGGCTGAAAAATGTGCCGGATTCTCGGTGGATTACATTGTCGGGATGGAATCAAGAGGCTTTATTTTCGGTACACCGCTGGCGTATAAGCTGGGTGTGGGCTTCATTCCTGTTCGCAAACCCGGCAAACTCCCCGCTGCTGTGCATACGATCGAATATGAGCTGGAATATGGAACCGATCGCCTGGAAATGCACCAAGACGCTTTCCATCCTGGCTCTCGCGTGCTGATTGTGGACGACCTGATCGCCACAGGCGGAACCGCTGCCGCTACCGCAAAACTGATCCAGCAAACTGGATGCGAACTGGTCGGCTGTGCTTTCATCATTGAGCTGACTGACCTGAAAGGACGCGACAATCTACCCGATGTCCCTGTAATTGCGCTGGTTCAGTACTAA
- a CDS encoding alpha/beta hydrolase: MNNQQNHSIEIRTISANGMTFRCRVCGLENSGDPVILLHGFPETSHTWEGVMRSLAAKGYRCLAPDQRGYSPGARPEAIESYRIDQIASDVVALADAIGFQKFHLVGHDWGSGCGWTVVQLYADRVQSWTALSIPHMAAFKEARDKDFEQKLRSWYIDLFQLPTMPETLLGWVMSGNQAVLWQGSSAPEIADYLTVFQSFEGRQAALNWYRANRELPVQYGNVFLPTMLLWGNQDPAIARAGVTGTKQYMKGEYALLELNAGHRLVQEAFDRVNQEISNHIQRHPIHG; encoded by the coding sequence ATGAACAATCAGCAAAATCATTCGATCGAGATCAGAACAATATCTGCAAATGGCATGACGTTTCGCTGCCGAGTTTGTGGGTTGGAAAACAGCGGTGATCCGGTGATTCTGCTGCATGGCTTTCCCGAAACCTCGCATACCTGGGAAGGTGTGATGCGATCGTTAGCAGCAAAAGGCTATCGCTGTTTGGCTCCGGATCAACGCGGCTATAGTCCGGGAGCAAGACCCGAAGCGATCGAGAGCTATCGCATTGATCAAATTGCCTCTGATGTGGTTGCTCTGGCTGATGCGATCGGGTTTCAAAAGTTTCATTTAGTGGGACATGATTGGGGGTCTGGCTGTGGCTGGACGGTGGTTCAGCTTTATGCCGATCGCGTTCAGAGTTGGACTGCGCTATCGATTCCCCACATGGCTGCGTTCAAGGAGGCTCGCGACAAGGATTTTGAACAAAAACTCCGAAGCTGGTACATTGACCTATTCCAACTACCAACGATGCCGGAAACGCTGCTCGGTTGGGTGATGAGCGGGAATCAAGCGGTACTTTGGCAGGGATCTTCTGCACCAGAAATCGCGGATTATTTGACGGTGTTTCAAAGCTTTGAGGGGCGGCAAGCAGCACTAAACTGGTATCGCGCCAATCGAGAGCTTCCTGTGCAATATGGCAATGTATTCCTGCCAACGATGCTGCTTTGGGGCAATCAAGATCCGGCGATCGCCCGAGCAGGTGTAACAGGAACAAAACAATACATGAAAGGCGAATATGCCTTGCTTGAACTGAATGCTGGACATCGACTGGTTCAAGAAGCATTCGATCGGGTCAATCAAGAGATTTCAAATCACATTCAACGACATCCCATTCACGGTTAA
- a CDS encoding low temperature requirement protein A: MTWFHPPQLRIGDDFEEQSRRATWLELFFDLVFVVAVSQLAHNLSADVSIQGFLGFVFLFLPVWWSWIGATFYANRFDVDDAGHRVLTAVQMLAIASMAVNIHHGLDKSSVGFALSYVIVRLMLVFQYLRAAIHLPQARGLACRYAIGFAIAAAFWLVSAFVPMPARFFLWMLGLLVDFATPLTSVRLQTRLLPNFEHLPERFGLFTIIVLGEAIIAVVNGIAEQNWNLPSVIAAALGFSIAFSLWWVYFENVGGSALRSAPTERRVNTLQVWLYGHLPLVIGLAGTGVGVEHIIKSQQDIALATSERWLLCGSVALCLAALAVLHRTGVIFRCKVRYKYRSGASIVLLVIALAGEMLLPTMVVGLVAIICITQVFQDIYQGHPAAPTLEDFTKEPIQ; this comes from the coding sequence ATGACGTGGTTTCATCCTCCCCAACTTCGGATTGGTGACGATTTTGAGGAACAGTCTCGCCGTGCAACTTGGCTGGAACTCTTTTTTGACCTGGTATTTGTTGTAGCAGTATCTCAACTGGCTCACAATCTCAGCGCTGATGTGTCCATTCAGGGCTTTTTGGGGTTTGTGTTTCTCTTTCTGCCAGTGTGGTGGTCATGGATTGGCGCAACCTTCTATGCCAACCGCTTTGATGTGGACGACGCGGGACATCGGGTCTTAACAGCCGTGCAAATGTTAGCGATCGCCAGCATGGCAGTTAACATCCATCATGGATTGGATAAGTCTTCAGTTGGCTTTGCCCTCTCCTACGTGATCGTGCGATTAATGCTGGTGTTCCAGTATCTCCGAGCCGCCATCCATTTACCACAAGCGCGAGGGCTGGCTTGTCGTTATGCAATTGGGTTTGCGATCGCTGCTGCCTTCTGGCTTGTATCGGCGTTTGTTCCCATGCCAGCACGATTTTTTCTCTGGATGTTAGGGTTACTGGTTGATTTTGCGACGCCTCTCACTTCAGTCAGGCTTCAGACAAGACTGTTGCCCAACTTCGAGCACTTACCCGAACGATTTGGGCTATTTACCATTATTGTTCTAGGCGAAGCAATTATTGCCGTTGTCAATGGGATTGCTGAACAGAACTGGAATTTGCCATCTGTTATTGCAGCCGCTTTGGGCTTTAGTATTGCCTTTAGCCTCTGGTGGGTCTACTTCGAGAATGTGGGGGGAAGTGCGCTCCGATCGGCTCCAACAGAAAGACGAGTGAACACTTTGCAAGTTTGGCTTTATGGACATTTACCCCTGGTGATTGGCTTAGCCGGAACAGGTGTGGGGGTTGAACATATTATTAAGAGTCAACAAGACATTGCCCTGGCAACATCAGAGCGATGGCTGCTGTGCGGTTCTGTTGCCCTCTGTCTGGCGGCATTAGCCGTTCTCCACCGGACAGGTGTAATTTTTCGCTGTAAAGTCCGCTACAAATATCGCTCTGGTGCGTCGATCGTCCTCCTGGTCATTGCTTTAGCAGGTGAGATGCTGTTGCCAACGATGGTGGTTGGGCTTGTGGCGATTATTTGTATCACTCAAGTTTTCCAAGACATCTATCAGGGTCATCCGGCTGCGCCTACCTTAGAAGATTTCACGAAGGAGCCAATCCAGTAA
- a CDS encoding VOC family protein produces the protein MQITRYLHTAILVSDLEKAEQFYGTVLGLPKVDRVLKFPGSWYQIGEMQIHLIVQDQLTQTLQNSQKWGRNAHLALAVDRLESAKAQLLEYGYEIQASASGRAAIFTQDPDGNVIELTEA, from the coding sequence ATGCAGATTACACGCTACCTTCACACCGCAATTTTAGTGTCCGATCTTGAAAAGGCAGAACAGTTCTACGGCACCGTATTAGGCTTGCCCAAAGTCGATCGTGTTCTCAAGTTTCCGGGAAGCTGGTATCAAATTGGCGAGATGCAGATTCACCTGATCGTCCAGGATCAATTGACCCAAACGCTACAAAATAGCCAGAAATGGGGACGCAATGCCCATCTTGCCCTGGCGGTCGATCGGTTGGAGTCTGCGAAAGCCCAACTGTTGGAGTATGGCTATGAGATTCAAGCGAGTGCATCGGGTCGGGCTGCTATTTTTACCCAAGATCCGGACGGCAATGTGATTGAACTCACCGAAGCTTGA